The DNA window TTTAGGTGGCGGAACGCAGGGTTCAGCTAATTTAGACGGAGTTATAAGAGTTCCTGCCGGTGGCGCAATAAGATTATTTATAAATAATGAAGCAGGTGCTACCATAAGCCAAATTAGCAGCCTCATAGCAATATCGGTAGCCGAATAATGACTTTTATACAACCTAAAGCTTACCAAAACTGTATAGTAGATTTAAGAGCAGGTCTTGATGCAAATAACGGAGTCTTATATAACTATGCAAAAGATTATAACCCTGCAAATGCGGCAGGAGATGCCATTATTTCAGGTTTGCCAGCACCTTATGTCAGCGGAAACGGAACAGATTCCCCTTATTATATAAGATTATTAGGTGACGGCAGTAAAATTTCCATTGACCCATCCTCTAAACTGCATTTAGGAAGTACCGTAACAGTTGAATTTATCTTTGCCGTTGAAGACGATTTAATGGAAAAATATAATGATTATGATGTTAATAAGGAATATTTTCATTGTATGAAGGCAGGTTCGTGGAGTTTATTACAAAATGGTATTCAATTTTATGCTTCCGTACAATCTATTGGTACTTTAATCGGCTATGGTTCTGAAAAAAGCACTTATGCCAATGAAATTAATCAATATGCAATAACCTATGATAATAATAATCTATTACAATATTTTAACAGAATGCCTGTAATGGAAACCCATGTAGCAAGAGATATGACTTATCTTAACGAAGGCGATGGGATTATTATACAAAGTTTTTATGGAAAACCTTTGAGGGTATACGGATTAAGAGTTTACAATAAAATTTTAACCACTGAGGAATTAACATACAACTATAATCTTATTTTTAACACGAGCCAAACAAGCGATTTACTGGTTTCCAATGAAATTACAAAGACATTGCCTGATAATTTTGTCGGAACAAATTGGTTCGGTCCGTGGGAAGATACAGACCTTGCAAAAATACTTATTGATAATTTAAACAGCAAAAACCAGATGGATATTTTCGCAAAAAACATAAAATTATCAGGATTTGATGTAATAAGATTCCCTGGAGGAGCATCGGTTACTTATACTCACTACGGAAAACCCTATAGTGACCTGTGTCAGGGCGTACATAATTTTTGTGTAAATAATGATTTGCCTGACTGTACCCCGAAAACCGAATCATCAATAATGTTTCCTGATGCTGTACTTGATTTTTGCAAAAATCATAACTTTAAAGTCCAATATCAGCTTAATATTGACACATATTTTGACAGTCAGGACAATACCGTTAAATATATAAAAAATGATAATGTTATAGAGGGCTCTAGAGATTACGGTTCTGGAACTGTTGACTGGACAAAAATGGAGATTGCAAGTAATACCGCAAAGGCTCTTGTTCAACACATTGTAGATTCAGGCTATAGTGATGTTATTTATAGTTTTGAAATAGGCAATGAGAACTATGGTTCTTGCGGTGGTTGCGGGACTTATAGCGGTTCTGAATACGCCAGAATTTGCGATTTATTTATTTCAAAAATAAGAGAAATAAGTCAGGATTTTAAATTTACTGTTATTGCTAATGATAAATACGATGTCCCCACTGACCCTGCTAGAGCTTATATAACAAATCCATTTTTTACAAGAGATTTGGTTAATAGTTCTTATTTTTCTCCGTACAAAAATGATGACAAAATAATCTATTCGCCTCATCACTACCCTATGAAGCCTTACTATTTGTCTTCTAGCCAAACAATGACTAATTTTGACAGATATTGCGATATTATTCTTAACGGATCTGTTTTTGACTGTAGAGAAGTAGACAAGTATCTTTCAGAATTAGGGGTTACAAATCCAAATATTGTGGTCGGAGAATTTAACTCTATTAATACAGGAACTGCATTTTTTCAGACGTGGGCTTCTGCTCTGGGAGTTGCCAGATTTATTATTTCAGCGGCAAATAACAGCGGAACATTAAAAATATTGCACTTCAACCTTTTTAAAACGTGGAGAGGTATAACTTTTGATGGCGGTTCTTTTGGAACAATGCAATATTCAACAAATAAGAAAGATTTAGCAAGTTTATTTGTCAGATTCCCTGTTAGTTATGTAATATCACTGCTCAATAAATATATATTTAGAAATATACTGAATAATAATTCAAAAACACAGGGTGTTGAGTCTGTAATAAGCAGTCAGGGCAACTATTACAGTATCGTAATTTTCAACGGCAATATTGACAGAACAATAGCACTTGATTTAGGCGGTTTAAATTTAAATTTTGTTCAAAAAATTGTACTGGGTGAAGATGTTCCGCTTAGTTTTGCTCCGCTTTCTAGTGCTGATAATAACGACAATCCTGCCACTATCAAGACAATGAAAACAAAAATAGATAAAACCCCTATAGACATTAACAGTATTAGCCTAAAAAGTAATACTTTGACGGTGTTGTTATTACGTAAACAATAACAGCTAATTTATGCCTTTTTGTTAAATATTTCGTTGTTTAAAAATTCATTCACAACTTTAAGACTATTTGGAAAATACAATTCAACAGTTTTTGAATTATTTACTTTGTTAAAAGCCAATCTGAACAATTCTGCAAAAGTTTCAGTGATTGCTGTCTGTCTGATTTGCTTTGGTTTATTATCCTGTACAAAATGTCTTAGACTTAGATTTTTGTCATTTTTTATTATTTCATAATTTTTTTTAAAATCTTTTTCATACGCATTGATAAACTCTTGAGTGCTGGAGTAAGTCAAATCTTTTAAATCATTTATATTTCCAAAATTTTTGTATGCATCAATAAAATGCCCGAGTTCATGATATAAAATTGCTCCTATATGTTCTGTTTTTAAATTTTTTGAAAAAAGTACAATTCTTCTAATTTCATCACTCATAACACCGCGTGATTCTTCGTCAAAATCAATTTTATATCCATAATTATTGTTAATTGTTTGTTCCAAATAAATGTCAGAAAACTTATAACCGACAAAAACGGACATTGTTTTATCAAGAAACAGTTTTGTGATTTCAATATTTAAATTTTTTAATTCATCTATTAGAGTTTTTAAAAATTTTTCATCAACATTTAACCCATTTTGAATTTCAAGAGGAATTTTTAAATCATTATCAATGATAACTTTTGGATTATCAAAGATTTTTAAATTATATTTAGAATTATTCCAATTTTCCATATTATTACCATTGAGATTTTGTTTAACAACTCTAATTTGCCATAATAACATAAAAAGCTCAGCATTTTGTTGAGCTTTTTATGAAAAATATAAATTAAATTTATATACACGCTTGGAGGGATTCGAACCCCCGACCTTCTGGTTCGTAGCCAGACACTCTATCCAGCTGAGCTACAAGCGCATAATCTATTTAATTTTTCTTAAAATAAATATAGCATAAACATATAGACACAATCATGATAAAGAAAAAATTTTTACTGTAAAACGAAGAAAAGATGTTTACACAAACTTATAGTAAAATGTTTTTATGTCCAGACCTTTACAAGTTATATCAAAATATGCTCCTGCAGGCGATCAGCCGAAAGCCATAAACGAACTTTCGGCGGGGATAAAATTTGGCTACAAAAATCAAACTTTGCTCGGAGTTACCGGCTCCGGAAAAACTTATACTGTTGCACATGTTATTCAAAATATTCAAAAACCGACTTTAATAATTGCCCACAATAAAACACTTGCAGCACAACTTTATAACGAAATGCGAGAGCTTTTCCCCAATAATGCGGTTGAGTATTTTATAAGCTATTACGACTACTATCAACCTGAAGCTTATATTCCGAGAACAGATACTTACATTGAAAAAACCTCCAGTATTAATGATGAAATCGACCGTTTAAGGCACAGTACTACAAGAAGCCTTTTTGAAAGGCAGGATGTAATTGTAGTTGCGAGTGTAAGCTGTATTTACGGACTGGGTTTACCCGAAAATTATTTTAAAGGCTCCATAAAAATTTCTGTAGGCGATTCTGTAGATAGGGATGAGCTTTTAAGACATCTTGTAAACGTGCATTACGAAAGAAATGATATTGAACTGGAACGAGGTTGTTTCAGGGCAAGAGGTGATTTTGTAGAAATAAAACCTGCTTATGAAAATATAATAATAAGAATACAGTTTTTTGGCGATGAAATAGAGAAAATTTCACGAATTAATCCAACGACAGGTGAAATTATTGAAATTTGCGCAAGAGTTGTTATTTATCCCGCTGTTCATTATTTATCAGGAGATGAGGATACTAAAGAAACCTGTCAACTTATTAAAAATGAATTAACTGAACGTGTTAACGAACTTAACAGCCAAAATAAGATTCTGGAAGCCCAAAGACTTCTTCAACGAACACATCATGACTTAGAAATGATTAGAGAAGTCGGATATTGCAACGGAATTGAAAATTATTCAAGAATTTTTGAAAGAAGAGAAGCGGGAACACCTCCTGCAACTTTGATTGATTATTTTCCCGATGACTTCTTGCTTATAATTGACGAATCACATGTAACTATTCCACAGATAAAAGCAATGTATAACGGCGACAGAGCAAGAAAAGATGTGCTTATAGATTATGGTTTCAGGCTTCCATGCTCAAGAGATAACAGACCTTTAAAAGCAGAAGAATTCTGGAAAAGAATTCAACGGGCAATATTTGTCTCTGCGACACCGGCGGAATATGAACTGGGTATTTCCGAACAGGTGGTCGAGCAAATCATTAGACCTACAGGGCTTATCGATCCGGAAATTGATATTCGCCCTATAAACAATCAGGTTGATGATTTAATTGTGGAAATCAAAAAAAGAGCTGACAAAAAAGAGCGCATACTTATTACCACTTTAACCAAAAAAATGTCTGAAGACCTTACGGATTATTTTTTACAGCTTGGAATCAGGGTAAGATATTTGCACAGCGAAATTCAATCTCTTGAAAGAGTGCAAATCCTTAGAGATTTGAGGCTTGGGGAATTTGATGTCCTAATCGGGGTAAATCTTTTAAGGGAAGGTCTTGATTTGCCGGAAGTAACCCTTGTTGCAATTATGGATGCTGACAAAGAAGGCTTTCTGCGGTCGGAAACAAGCCTTATTCAGACAGTGGGAAGAGCCGCAAGAAATTCTTACGGAAAAGTTATAATGTATGCCGATAAAATTACTAACAGCATCAAAAAAGCCACTGAAGAAACCGATAGAAGAAGAGAAATTCAGAAAGAATATAACAGAATCAATAATATTACACCTAAAACTATTGTTAAACCCCTTTCTAACAATCTTTTAGAGATGGTAAACAGTTTTCGCAGTCTGGAAGATGTTATTGCAGAAAAAATGGTTGAAATAGACGCAAAAATAAGCGATCTTCCCAAAATAATAGAAAAACTTGAAAAAGAAATGCATTCCGCCGCTAAAATTCTTGATTTTGAAAAAGCTGCAGAAATTCGTGATAAATTAAAGCAGCTCCGAGAAATGCACAAAGCTTTTTTGAATAAATAAACCGATAATTATTGTAAAAACCGTCTTGTTAAGAGCAAAATCTGTTCTTAAGATTTTGAGGGATTTTACTCATGTGCATAATTTTATTAATAGTTTTTAAAAGCGTCTCAGAGGTTATCGGTTTTACAAGAAAACCTTTTGCTCCAATTTGAATTGATTCAATTATCAGGTTTCTCAACGCCGTTGAAGAACAAATAATAACATTTGCATTTTCGTCCTGATTTATTATTTGATCTAAAATAGCAATACCGTTGGCGTCCGGCATAACTATATCAAGCAGAACAATATCAGGATTTAAGTCTTTGTACAAGGCTACCGCATCTTGCCCATTTTTTGCCTCGCCAATAATTTCATGTTGTTCTTTTTCGAGGAACTTCTTTAAAATAGTTCTCTGTACTGTAGAATCATCAACAATTAAAACTTTAGCCATTCCTAACCTCTAAATTTAGTTACTGCCTCTACTATATATAGAATTCCCAAATTTTTTATAAAATAACCCCTATATTTTCGGTTTTTATATATTTTACATTTGTTAATAATTTGTATACGTTTGTTGTTATATAAATATATATAGCATTAACAGCTTTTTAGTATTCAATACCTTTGCGTGCAGTAACACCTATGTCCCAATAATGTTTAATAGGGCAGATTTCCGAAACAAGATGCGACAGTTTTATTATCTCAGGATGGGCATGCCTACCTGTAAGAACAATTTCAAGAGCCTCCGGTTTATTTTTAAGAAAATCTTTCATTTCTTCAAGACTTATTAACCCCAGCTCTATAGCAATGTTAGCTTCATCAAGCACGATAAGATCAAACTCTCCTGACGCTGCAGCCTGTTGTGCTGCTTTCCAGCCGTAATTAACAGCGTTTTTATCTTCATCAGAGAGATTGTTTTTATAGACAATTCTGTCTATTCCTGCCTGAATTATTTTTAACTGATTCATAAGTTTCGGGCTGAGTTCTCTGAAAGAAAACAACTCTCCATATCCATTCCCGCCTTTGGCGAACATGACAATAAGAACTTTCCAACCTCGACCTAATGCTCTCATTGTTAACCCGAGAGAGGCAGTGGTTTTTCCTTTGCCATCACCGGTGTAAACCTGAATATAGCCAATTTTATCAAACTTTGGATTAAACAGTTCTTCTGATGAAAGTTTTTCATTATGCATGACTTAAAACCTTATGAAAAATCATGTTCATGATATGGCTCAAAAAAAGTCAGGTCAAGTATTCTTTTGTCCACACTTGACGGGCAATAGTCATGAAATATTATTTTTTTGAAACCATGCAGTATTTTTCTTACTTGTTAATAACTGAAATCAATATTCATTGGAATCATAATTTTGTGCAGCGGGTTCATTTGATAACCCGTCTGACGAGTCACCTTGAGATATAGAAGGTTTAAGAACAGCGACCATTGAAGATATTGCTGCATCTGCTTCTTTTTTTCTATTTATAGTTTCATTTATTTTAGCTATTTTTTGCAAGACTTCAGGATTAAGAGGAGTCATTGCTCCATCTATTGCTGCTTTTGTAGCCTCTGTAATAGAAGTCCCTTGTTCCAGAGCATCTGTTACTATAGCCTTTGCTATGCCTTTTCTTGCTGCGGCTATATTGGGGGCATGCTCAGCGGTTAGTTCTGTCATCCTGGCTTCTACATCTTGTACTATTCTTGCTACATCTTCAGCGACCGAATCACCTTCTGTACTGGCAACAGTATCTGTAATTTCTGGTGCTGCACCTCCTATTCCTGCGGCTGCCGCTGCTCCACGGACAAATCCAGGTTTGGTTACGTTAGAAAGGATTTCCTGAAAAGCGTTTGGAATATTTTTAATACTTTGCCATGTAGCTTCAATAATATTAAGATTTTTTCCTGTATTTATGCCGGCTGAAGTTAGAGCCGAATTTGCAGAATATACGGAAATACCGCCAATACAAGTACCTGCCCCAATATCATAAAAAGATTTTTCTTTTTCGATATGATCTTTAGCCTTATTAAATTTGCGAATACCTTTATATGCCTGATATGCACCGGTTGCAAGACCGAACGCCACAAGCAATATTCCTACTGGACTGTGTCCCTTTGCATTTTTGCATTTGGCATTCAAAAATGTTATCCCTGCAATAGCACCAGCACCAACCGCCATATTAGTCGGACTGGAAATCAAAGTAGTTGCCGGAGATATTGCACCTTTGCCAAAATTCTTTGCCGCTTCTTGCCAATTTATATTATCTTTTTTAACATGTTTTTTTGAAGATTTTTCTTTTTTTACTTCATTATCAGATTCTTCTTTTACTTTTTTTGAAGGTTTTTCGCTTTTAACTTCGTCATCAGATTCTTCTTCGCTTGCTTTTTTTGAAGATTTTTCTTCTTTTACTTCATTATCAGATTCTTCTTTTACTTTTTTTGAAGTGGAAAGGTCCAGTTTATCTTTTTCAGCTTCATCTTCACTACCTTTAAATCCCACTTTTAAAGGCTGCTTAGGAGTATTATTTATTGATCTTATATTTGTTCTAAATGTTGGTGTATTCAGAACCAAGTTATTCATCATTTTTTCTCCGATGCTTTAATTGACTTCTTTCCAATTAGTTAAAGTGCTGTAAAAGAAAAAATTGCTATTTTGCCGCCTTAAATTTTACATAAATTTACAATTATTTAAGAGCCTATCTTGTTAAAAATATAAAAATCGAGATATACAAGTTTGATAGGCTCGTTTTAAGGACTGCGGTTAAAATCGTAAACGGCTTGTTTGACAAGGCGGTTTTGATTTTAACAAGACAGCTTGTAAACTTATTTTCTGCATAAAAAAAGAGATGAGAAAAAGCATCTCTTTTTTATGATTTATATTTTCTTAAAATTGCACGTTTGGAGAGGATTTTTTAGCTTCATCAGCCTGAAAATATTCTCTTTTTTCAATTCCGATCATTCCTGCAACAATATTTGTCGGGAAAACTCTTATTTGGCCGTTTATAATCTGAACATTGTCGTTAAAATCCTTTCTTGCAACGGCAATCCTATTTTCTGTTCCGGCAAGTTCATCCTGAAGATTAATAAAAACTCTGTCAGCTTTAAGTTGAGGATAATTTTCAGATATTGCAAGCAATCTTGAAAGAGCTCCAGACATTTCGCCTTCTGCCTGACCGATTTGTTTCATATTTCCTGATTTAATTGCACCTGAAAGCTTTGATCTTGATTCAGCCACAGAAATATAAATGTCTTTTTCGTGTTTTGCGTAGCCTTTAACTGTACTTACAAGGTTTGGAATTAAGTCGCCACGTCTTTGCAGTTGGTTTTCTACCTGACTCCAATTAGAGTTGACCGATTCATCGAGAGTTTGAAGTCTGTTATAAATTCCTATAAAATTCATAAAAGTAATCACTAATAGAAGTCCTATTACTCCTAAAACTATCAAAACAGTATTTAAAGCGCCTTTTCTTTTCATTTTTTATTCTCCTATTTCTACATCATTTATAAACTTATAAAGCAGATCCGTACTATTTACAGCCCTTTGTACAAGCCCTTCGATTTTTTGCGGCGTGAATTTTCTTTTGTTTTCCTTTGCGGATAGTATTTCAACAAAAATTTCTCCGTCAAACTTTGCTTTTTCGGCTATTTTTTGTATGACTTCGCTGTATTCATCTGGAGCCGTGACATCAAAAAGATGTAACGCTGATTTTAAAATTCTGATAAGCTTTGAGGAAAGTTCTTCCAGATTTTTTACAATAAACTTGGGATTATCACTATTTCCAAGATAAATTTGTCTTATTCTCACAAGAAGATTTTTGATTTCATATTCGCATTGAAGCCTCAAGTCATATTTTGAAACAGATATAGGATCTACAACATTTTTACCGTAAAGAATTTCATAATTATTTTTAATTTCGATGTACTCTATGGGATAAACATCTGCCGAATTCTGCCATTCGCTTTCGCTCATAATAATAGGGAGAGCATTTTTCGCTTTTATCCATTTTTTTATTGCCACAATGGCATTTTTTATGTCAGAAGCTTCCAGCTTATTGAAAATAACGATAATGTTTTGCCCTGATTCCTCTTTATATTGTTCACTATCTGTATTTTGACCGTAAAGTATTACCGAAAGAAGATTTTCGCCATAAATATCTTTTAAGTCTTTAACTAAAATTGTACTGCTCATAATTTACCAGCCTCCTGAAGCGCCGCCGCCACCAAAACCACCACCGCCAAAACCGCTAAAACCACTTGAGCTTCCACCAAAACCTTCTCCGTAGTTGGTGTAGCCTCCTATGAAAAGACCTCTGCGCGGCAGAACGATAAAAAGAATTATAAATATTAAAAATATAAAAATATCCGAGCCTGATGTTTTTTCCGGATTTGTTTGAGAAGATGACGGCAAATTTGATAAAGAATTAAACTCGGAAGGCATTGTAACATTATAAGCTTTTGAAATTTCAGAAGCTATAGCAAAAGTTCCGTTAATAATCCCTTTTTCCGTTTCTCCCTGTTTAAAAAACGGAATCATGTAATCATCTCTGATTCTCCCTGCTTTACCGTCGGGGATTATTCCTTCAAGACCATAACCTACTTCTATGCGCATTTTCTTATCGCCTGTTGCAACAAGAATAACAACACCGTTGTTTTTTCCTTTTTTACCGACTCCCCATTTGCGACCTGTATCAAGAGCAACATCTTCAATACTATTGCCTTTTAGCGAGGGAAGAGTAATAACGGCTACTTCTGCACCCGTTTTTTTATCAAGTTGTTTAAGATAAGAATCTAAATTATTTTTATTTTCAATTGAAATTACACCCGCAAAATCATTTACATACCCTGCTTCAGCGGGGATTTTTAATTGTGATTTAGAGAGATTATTATTTTTGGAGTTATTTGTTATTAAAGAAATTATTACGATGGCTAAAAATACTATAATAATTAAGCCAAAAGCATTTCCTTTTTTTCTTTGAAACATAATCAGACATTTATTTAAATAGTTTACTCAATTAAATTGTAGCAGATTTTTAAATAATCGGAGGGAAATCTGCAACTAATTTATAAAAAACTTTTTGTTATCTTTTTGTTGCGGTAAAATGTTTTTATCAGGAAAGAAAATGTAAAAGATAATATTGGATTTTTATGAAATCAAAATTTATAGAACATGAAATTTGTTACACAGGAAAAGAACTCGCGCCTCACTGGATATACAAAAATTTTAATATTAAGGGAGATGCTGTTGTTGGCTTTATAGGGGAATGTGAAGTTAAACTTCCTGAAATGGTTGATATTTCCGATGTGCTTTCAAACAGCCCTATTTATAGTAAAAAAATGGTTCATTTTATCGTGGAACATTTTAATATTGCTCTTGTTGAAGGAGTTTTGAGGCAAAGACTACTTGTAAGTATTGCCGGAGAAGTCATTGGGTCTAATTTGACAAATAATGATAAATTAATACGAAATGGCGATGATTTGTTTTATAATAATGGAAAGTTGTCAGTTTCTATTGCGGGAAAGTCTTTGAATTCAGTTTTAATTCATCTGGGAATAAACATTGATTCGGTTGATGCACCTGTAAAGGCTGCAGGTCTTGAATCAGAGATGAATATTAAAAATCATGAAGAAATTGCACAACAAATTATGCTAAATTACTGTAAAGAATGTGATGAAATAATAAATGCTTCCTGCAAAGTTCGAGGAGTTTTTTAAAACATGAACACTAAACAAATTGATAAAAGATCAAAGAGCAAAGATAATTTGCAAAATAAAAACAATTTAAAACCTTTAATTTTTACATTTTTAGGAACTTTTATAGTTTTCTTTTTTGCCTTTACTGTATTATTGCCAATTTTAACCCCTCAAGTTAATATCCCTGCGCTTACAGATGAACATTCGATGGATTCAGTAACAAGCAATGATTTTAAAGGAAGGATTGATCCCCGCCTTAGTTCTATTGAACAGGAAGAAGATGCAGCTCCTCCAAAATTAAAAATGGAAATTCCTGCTAAAGATCAGAAAGCTCAGGACCAGCAAACTTCTTCTGCTCAACAAAATGTTGTTGATGAAGACTCTGTAATAGATGATCCGCAGGAACCGCAGGACTCTATTCCTGCTGAAGCAAATAATCCTGATTATAATGTTCCCGATAATTATACAAAAGCTCTCCCACCTCAAAAAACACCTAATAAAGTTGTAAAATCTGCGGCTATAGCAAATATTCCGCCAAGACCACAACCTTCTCAACAATATGCAGGGGAAACGGCAAAACCTGTAACCATGTCCAAAGTCGTCTTAGGAAGCTACGCCACTCCTATGCAAGCAAGACTTGTTTCTGATACTTTAATTGAAATGGATTTAAACGTTGCACCGTTTATTAAGGAAAAAAACGGCAGGTACGTGCTTCAGGTAGGATCTTTTTCGGACCCTGCAAAAGCTGAAAGTCTTATTCAGGAACTTAAAAGCAAGGGATTTGATGCCAGAGCCGTTAACGAATAAAGTGTTTTTTTATGACCAATTTGATTTTAATGATAATTATTATAGTGGTAGGCAGTTATTATAAAAACAAATACAATAAAGAATATGCTTTACCAATTGTAGAAGAAAATGCCGACCTTTCTTTTATCAGTAAAGCCAGCATTATTATGCTATTAATAGCAGGCATTTTTGCTTTTATAAGTCCAAAAGTAACTTTTTTAATTCTGATATTATTAATTCCTTTTGTTTTATATCTCAATTTAAAAACGACTTGGCTTGCTTTTATCAGAAAAAATAATAAACAATAAGGGCATTTTACTTATTATCGAGGAGTCCGAAATTAATTGATTTTGTTTTAAAGCACTTCCAGCCAGC is part of the bacterium genome and encodes:
- the uvrB gene encoding excinuclease ABC subunit UvrB; this encodes MSRPLQVISKYAPAGDQPKAINELSAGIKFGYKNQTLLGVTGSGKTYTVAHVIQNIQKPTLIIAHNKTLAAQLYNEMRELFPNNAVEYFISYYDYYQPEAYIPRTDTYIEKTSSINDEIDRLRHSTTRSLFERQDVIVVASVSCIYGLGLPENYFKGSIKISVGDSVDRDELLRHLVNVHYERNDIELERGCFRARGDFVEIKPAYENIIIRIQFFGDEIEKISRINPTTGEIIEICARVVIYPAVHYLSGDEDTKETCQLIKNELTERVNELNSQNKILEAQRLLQRTHHDLEMIREVGYCNGIENYSRIFERREAGTPPATLIDYFPDDFLLIIDESHVTIPQIKAMYNGDRARKDVLIDYGFRLPCSRDNRPLKAEEFWKRIQRAIFVSATPAEYELGISEQVVEQIIRPTGLIDPEIDIRPINNQVDDLIVEIKKRADKKERILITTLTKKMSEDLTDYFLQLGIRVRYLHSEIQSLERVQILRDLRLGEFDVLIGVNLLREGLDLPEVTLVAIMDADKEGFLRSETSLIQTVGRAARNSYGKVIMYADKITNSIKKATEETDRRREIQKEYNRINNITPKTIVKPLSNNLLEMVNSFRSLEDVIAEKMVEIDAKISDLPKIIEKLEKEMHSAAKILDFEKAAEIRDKLKQLREMHKAFLNK
- a CDS encoding response regulator, whose protein sequence is MAKVLIVDDSTVQRTILKKFLEKEQHEIIGEAKNGQDAVALYKDLNPDIVLLDIVMPDANGIAILDQIINQDENANVIICSSTALRNLIIESIQIGAKGFLVKPITSETLLKTINKIMHMSKIPQNLKNRFCS
- a CDS encoding cob(I)yrinic acid a,c-diamide adenosyltransferase; the protein is MHNEKLSSEELFNPKFDKIGYIQVYTGDGKGKTTASLGLTMRALGRGWKVLIVMFAKGGNGYGELFSFRELSPKLMNQLKIIQAGIDRIVYKNNLSDEDKNAVNYGWKAAQQAAASGEFDLIVLDEANIAIELGLISLEEMKDFLKNKPEALEIVLTGRHAHPEIIKLSHLVSEICPIKHYWDIGVTARKGIEY
- a CDS encoding LemA family protein, with protein sequence MKRKGALNTVLIVLGVIGLLLVITFMNFIGIYNRLQTLDESVNSNWSQVENQLQRRGDLIPNLVSTVKGYAKHEKDIYISVAESRSKLSGAIKSGNMKQIGQAEGEMSGALSRLLAISENYPQLKADRVFINLQDELAGTENRIAVARKDFNDNVQIINGQIRVFPTNIVAGMIGIEKREYFQADEAKKSSPNVQF
- a CDS encoding TPM domain-containing protein, producing MFQRKKGNAFGLIIIVFLAIVIISLITNNSKNNNLSKSQLKIPAEAGYVNDFAGVISIENKNNLDSYLKQLDKKTGAEVAVITLPSLKGNSIEDVALDTGRKWGVGKKGKNNGVVILVATGDKKMRIEVGYGLEGIIPDGKAGRIRDDYMIPFFKQGETEKGIINGTFAIASEISKAYNVTMPSEFNSLSNLPSSSQTNPEKTSGSDIFIFLIFIILFIVLPRRGLFIGGYTNYGEGFGGSSSGFSGFGGGGFGGGGASGGW
- a CDS encoding DUF366 family protein — its product is MKSKFIEHEICYTGKELAPHWIYKNFNIKGDAVVGFIGECEVKLPEMVDISDVLSNSPIYSKKMVHFIVEHFNIALVEGVLRQRLLVSIAGEVIGSNLTNNDKLIRNGDDLFYNNGKLSVSIAGKSLNSVLIHLGINIDSVDAPVKAAGLESEMNIKNHEEIAQQIMLNYCKECDEIINASCKVRGVF
- a CDS encoding SPOR domain-containing protein is translated as MNTKQIDKRSKSKDNLQNKNNLKPLIFTFLGTFIVFFFAFTVLLPILTPQVNIPALTDEHSMDSVTSNDFKGRIDPRLSSIEQEEDAAPPKLKMEIPAKDQKAQDQQTSSAQQNVVDEDSVIDDPQEPQDSIPAEANNPDYNVPDNYTKALPPQKTPNKVVKSAAIANIPPRPQPSQQYAGETAKPVTMSKVVLGSYATPMQARLVSDTLIEMDLNVAPFIKEKNGRYVLQVGSFSDPAKAESLIQELKSKGFDARAVNE